The region GACGGGTTTTAGTGAAAATAATATACATGCCCTGATTCTATACCCTTTTCATTGACATTTTACAGTGTCCAGACAGTTTCGGAAAAATGGAATTATATAAATTATGCAGACCAAGGACtttctatattatattatggAATTCACAAGAGAGCTTGTACATTATGTTGTTTATAGATTACAAAGGCTAGAGTTTATATAGATGACAAAGTAACATCAGACTATAGATTAATATTAGATTATAGATTAAGATTAGACTATGTAGTAACGTTAGACTACACCTTAATATTAGACTACGGGTTAACATTAGGATTAGAATTAGATAACATATTAACATTAGACTATAGATTAACATTAGATTATAGATtaacattgttttgggttagCTGGTGAAACAGAATAATTCCCCACATATCCATTCAGAAGTCTCACATTTGACCATCTTAAATTCTTTATTGTCTTTCTCTGCCCAGACTGCTCCACTCTATTTAATCCTCTTAAAATATTTGAACACATAATCATGACATCCTCTCAAACTGGACCAGTTCCAGACCGACCCAGTCAGACTCACCGGTCAGATACTTGTACACGTTGTTAGCTCCCGTCCCGACCACAGCGATCTTACTAAACAGAGGGAAGGAGACGCCGTAGACCCGGCGGACGAAGGTGTCTATCTCTTTGTCGCTGCCGGGCTCCTGCTGGCCAAACTGGTTGCAGGGAAAGGCCAGAACGTTGAAATGAGACGGTCCAAAGTCtctctggagctgctgcaggtttGTGTAGTGCTCCTCAGTGAAGCCACATTCACTGGCCACGTTCACCACCAAGGACACCTACAGGGGAGAATGACTAGTCATACTCACAGACTGGTATCACATACAAATACTGTAGTATCCTCTTTAACAGGACTACAACGTCATGTTGAAATACTGCAGTATCCTTTTCAACAGGTCCACAACATCACATACTAATACTTTAGAATCCTCTACAAATACTGCATTCATGTGAAGCAACACCTTCTGAAGGACTGAACACCCACAAACAAAACATACTATCAGAATGTCCTACTGCCCGGCCCAGAGCATCTCTATGACAACCACAACAGTTCCATGTAATACTACAGTAAgacacatcaaaaataaatacatacaagaCGAATGTatgcagcgtgtgtgtgtgtgtgtgtgtgtgtgtgtgtgtgtgtctgctttcatCCCATCCCCATTCTCCTAGTCGACACGTGATACCTTCAGAAGTGAACTGTTACTAGTACTGTAACTAGAATCAAGTGAGTCCACACAACAAACTATTGAACTCCATCCTCATCCAATCACATGTCAGAACAGCGGGCAGCTGATCAGATCGGTCGGTATCGATCCGTCAGTGTCCTGATGCTGACCCGTCCCTGACTGACAAACGCAAGTTGCCGCCGCTCTGCACGCTGCATGCCACGTAGACCGGCTGAACGCCACGAGGAGTGGGTCGAACGGGCAGAAAGCGGTTAGATCGGTTAGTGAAACGTTAGAACGGTTAGAAACCGTTTAACCGCCTGGAGACTGGTCAAGTGGGCAGACTGGTGACACGCCGTTTATGAACTAGTTAGGGACGAGGCTGAGGTTGATAGTGATGAgaacgatgatgacgatgatgatgatgatgatgatgatgatgatgatgatgatgatgttgatgatgatgatgagacacTCACCGAGCCCCGGTATTTCTCCAGAGATACTAACTTCCCTCTGCTGTTCACCACCTTAAAACTGTACAAGTCTTTTTGTTTACTTTCAGCGACGCACAATAACGTCACCGAGACGCAAAATAACGTCATAAACACGCCCAAACCTCCGGGAAACATCTTCATGATGTTATTGTTGCAGACACGAGAAGTGGTGGAAAAGTTCTGGATTATAAAAGTCTCCTCTGACAGAAAAATTCAACAACACCGGATgttgcaacaaaataaaagtcaaaagttttttttaataaattatagATAGAATGTAAAAACCCATTTTAAATGACGCACATTGCAATTCGTGTGATTCCCTGTGTATGCTAAATGTATCCCTCCAAGCggtttaaaacttttattttggaagtACGATGCGTTGAGAAGCCAAACTGGGTGACGTAAACGCGGGTGAAATTCAGATTAACGGATGGACGTGATGACGTCAGACAACAACTGGAGCTCTCTGTGTCATGAACGTTTAAACGTCACACCTGTAAACACAGAACGGCTCCGGTGTGTCAGCTGTTACCGTTAATTGTTGCGTTCGCGATGATTTCAAATTCAAACAGGAGTTTTCAGATTTTAATTGGATTTTAATCCGATTCAAAAAGGCGGTACAGCAGTTTGGAACCCGTCCCGTTCCTGCTCTATATTTGTTTtccctttgtttgttttttaatgtttttaagaaataacaataaagaaAGTTCGGGAGGATTATATGTACGTATTTTAGATTTCCGATTTAATTGAATGCAGCACGATCAGGAGGGCTCTTCCGTCATTACTCCCACAATGCAGCGCGGTGATGCATTAATATGGCTTCTGTGGTTGCTGTTTTGAGCAGGGCCGTTGGATTAGACGGGTCTCATAAGGAAGAAAAGGATGCAGACAGCTAATCAATAACCAATAAGCATCGGTTCGTCTGTGACGTAAGTCAAACGCAACTTTTGGGTTGAAACGATCAATGTGTTGTAGTTCCGCTTTTAATGCCGCCAGCTTTCTGTGAGCTGTCAGCTATGTTAGCTAGCTGCTAAGCTAACCGAACCGGAATGCATCCTGTTATAACAAGAGATAATAACGAGATAATAATAACGAGATAACCCTGGGTGGTTAGACACGACGTAACTTAGTTACCAGCAGGTTATCATCAAGCTAGCAACAGACTAGCAGCGGGCTAGCACCAGGTTACCAGCGGGTTAGCTTGTTTCTTTTATCTCTCAGACCGTCAGACATGACCTCACTAGTGTGTGCTCCCTGACGTCGACCCTCCTTGGGGGGCGGAGGGCAGCCCCTCTGGTATCAGAGCAACAACCTGAGGGGAAACGTTTTGCTCAAGGGTCCGTTAGCATTCAGACTGGGTGGGGGGAGTGGCGTTCGAACCACCGACTTGCTGATAAAACGAAACTACCGAACTGGATGGAAGGAGATCACTTTCATTTCCCTGTAAACTGAAACGTAAAGACCAGGATGTTGTTTCCATATCTGCctgtaggtgtgtttgtgtttgtgtctgtagatgtgtttgtgtttgtgtctgtagatgtgtttgtgtctgtagatgtgtttgtgtttgtgtctgtaggtgtgtttgtgtttgtgtctgtagatgtgtttgtgtctgtagatgtgtttgtgtctgtagatgtgtttgtgtctgtagatgtgtttgtgtttgtgtctgtaggtgtgtttgtgtttgtgtctgtaggtgtgtttgtgtttgtgtctgtagatgtgtttgtgtttgtgtctgtagatgtgtttgtgtttgtgtctgtagatgtgtttgtgtttgtgtctgtagatgtgcttgtgtttgtgtctgtagatgtgtttgtgtctgtagatgtgtttgtgtctgtagatgtgtttgtgtctgtaggtgtgtttgtgtttgtgtctgtagatgtgtttgtgtctgtaggtgtgtttgtgtttgtgtctgtagatgtgtttgtgtttgtgtctgtagatgtgtttgtgtttgtgtctgtagatgtgtttgtgtttgtgtctgtagatgtgcttgtgtttgtgtctgtag is a window of Antennarius striatus isolate MH-2024 chromosome 7, ASM4005453v1, whole genome shotgun sequence DNA encoding:
- the gpx7 gene encoding glutathione peroxidase 7, with protein sequence MKMFPGGLGVFMTLFCVSVTLLCVAESKQKDLYSFKVVNSRGKLVSLEKYRGSVSLVVNVASECGFTEEHYTNLQQLQRDFGPSHFNVLAFPCNQFGQQEPGSDKEIDTFVRRVYGVSFPLFSKIAVVGTGANNVYKYLTESSGKEPDWNFWKYLVDVKGKVVDAWGPKVSVKEIRPRIADMVRQIILKKKEEL